The region TGCGGGAAGTCACTGGTTTGTTGGCTTCATCCTCCCCAGTCTCAGCACGATCCCAGAGCAGGGGCAGGTATTGTTCATGCATTGATGGCATTGGCAACGTCTGTGAACACAAGACGGCTGGGTCTCTGGAGGGCTCCTTGACTTGTCAGCAGAATCTGCATTGAAGCAGTGAAAGATGAGACCCAGCAAGTCTGCCTTTGCGCTGGTGCGTGTGCTTGGGCACAGACTGCACAGCACTGTAACTAGATTCCGCCCCTTACTAAGGGGAGGCTGACTGACTAACATGGCATTAACAAGGCTgtgacagaaaaacagaacaggCCAGAGAGCAAGTCAGCACATCCATGCCAGTTTAAAATCCCCACATCATTGGATTACTGGGTCTCACTATTTATATATACAAGGCAGCATGAAAAGACTTGAAACATCAAGAAGGCCTGGAAACATGCCATAGACTGAACTTTGGCGGCTGTTTTAGACTCTCTCTCTCTTATTATGTTAAGCCTTTAAACTTGCGTACTTTCGAAGCAGAGGTATCTGTGCCTTAGCAAGCTCTGGAGGGATCTGAGGTATCCTGCTGGCCAGTCCCTGTATAGGAAGGATCTGCTTTTATTGTGCTAAGTTTAACTCTGGCCTTGTCATTTCCCCCCTTTACTACCTGAAGGGAAGTCCTCTATGTGCACTAATAGAGGGATCTGATGTTTTCCCAGCATGCGCTACTCAGAGGACAGGATCCTTTGCTTTTATACAATAGTATTTCTTGGTTTCCAAACCAGTGTATGGAATATGTTGACTACCTTTCATATTCCAACACGTACATCTCCTTTGTACTCTTCAGCATGTTGGGAAGCATGTCTCAAGGTAAATGTTTTCTAATTACAGTTGTATTTATTATCTCCTATTTCCCTTTCTGCTCATGCCAAGCTTGCTACAGATTATCTGAAGGTGTAAAGTGTGTGGAAACAGAGAACTGTTTGGGAAAACTCCTGCTCCCAGAACTGGAAAAGCAAGGGAAGACACGGGCAACACAGTGCAGCTGGAGAGGAATTCAAGAAAGGAGAGATGTCTACTCTAAGAGGAGGCTGCATCACTGGCTAAGAGACGTACCTGTTCCAACCATCCCTGCTGGCTCTGTCTTTCAGAAAGGCTTtttgtgtggtggtggtggtgacaaagaaaagagaaaacactgtGAAGCTGGCTGCAAACCATGGTGAGAAGCCCTTCTTCCCTATTGCTCCTACCTCTTGGTACACTGGGGAAGGGGATAGCCTCTTGTCAAAGACCCCTCTGGACCATTAACCAAAAACAACTGGCCAAGCCATCAAGCTCTTTCCTAACTCAAAACTGTAGGAAGTCAGTGGTCTCTGAGGACCTTTTTTCTCAGCATGCTGCATGCCTTTGAACACTCAGAAGCGGTCAAAGCAAAGCCTTATTCCTCCCTCCCCAAATTCAAACAGAGaaccctcctccctttcctctttctgagCCATGCCTGCTCTGTGCCCGGCAAGGTTGCCTGGAGGTGCTGACAAGACCAGATGTGCCATGCCACAACAACGTGCAGGCTTTCTGCCTGCATTCTTCAGGGCTTGCAGCACAGTTACTGTTATGACTACAGGCTCTCCCTCAGCAAGGCCTTGTTCCACACTTGCATCTTAGGCAAACCAGGAATACCTTAAAACTGGCTGGAAGCTACTTGCTTTTCAGGGCCAGGGCAAAGGAGCCTCAGTGCTTTGTGGGCACTGAAGCCCCATCTCCCAGAAAATGGCATTCATGCTACTGCTCCCTTGTGGTGCCCAGAGTGATAAACTGTAGTAAACTCACCCTTAATTACTAAAGTTGCCCTTTTCTCTCTCCTAGTCAAGTAGAACCAGCACTTTGCCTTCCCCCGCTCTCTGTCCTAGTTGCCCAACTCTTCAGTCCACCCTAAGCACTCTAAAATGCTCAAGCCCCCTATCTCCAGGGCTGGCAAAGATGGGGGGGAAGTCCTCCTGAGGTCTTACATGGTTTCCTAATCGTACAGAAACTCTTTGACTCTACCAAAAGCAGTACAGGTACTAGTGGTTGTAGTAACAGACTTGCTGGCCCCTACTGCCTACCTTGCTCTGTGATGCCTGGGAAGATGCTGCATCTCGCCCATgttccagcagctcctgctccagttcATCCTGTTCCTCGGTGGGATCAAAGTTGTACATGGGCATGAGCTGGTGCCGTAGCTTCTCCAACCTGCCCacgggagggaagggaaagggttGGCTGAGAAGGACAGATGCTCAGGCTGCCTTCCCCACCCCACTGCTGAGGGTTTCTgcaggctgcttctcctgctgcacAGGGATCCTGCTTTTGTTGCTCTTGCTGGATAAGGGTCATGTCCTGTCCTGCAGGGATGAGGATAAGAACCTACTACACACAGCTGGCAGGAGTGGAAGGTACCCAGACTGCAGTTACAGGGATTAATGGCCATCACTAATCTATGTTGGCAGGCATTACGCACAGAGGAATCAGACAGGGATTTCAGTTCCTGCAGACCTTAAAAGATCAAGCTTTATGTGGTAGGACAAAAGAGACGGTGGAACATACTGGCTAGACATTTTGCGACTTTtcccctgtccctctgcccacACAGCCAGTCCTGCCATGTCACGCTGTCTGCCGGCAGAAGCCTACTTTTAGCTCCAGTCGTCTAAGAGCAGTACTTTAACTCTGGGGTTaaagtacataaaaataaatagaaaataataacaataaatagaAAACAGGAAAGACGTAGATTCTCATAGGAGGCTGATGTGTGTGGACAGACTGTTCTTACTCTTGTATTATTGCTCCAAGTGACAAGAGCTATAAACTATTACCCCAAGGGGTCTCCCTAAATAACTGGGCAGCTCAGAgatggaggatggatgggtgGGCATGCTCCTGTGAAAACACTGAGCCCTGCCTTAGGCTGTAGTTGAGTTTCGGGTGGTGGGGGAGAGAAACACACAAGCCGTTACTGGCAGTGTCACCACAAGTATCTATTTTGGCAAGTGGTTGGATGACACATTCCCTCCCTGCATCTGTACGGGTTTGCCAACACAGCCATTATCTCCAGCAGTGCTACATTCACAGGCCAAGCTTTAGCTGCTCCTGTGCCTAGATTTGGGCTTCAGGGTCTGGCTCGGAAAttttacagtgggcagcagtacTTCTTGAAGGTCCGTGGCTAGGCCAGGCCTGCCACAGGGAGTCAGGCAGGGAGGGGGTACCGCATCTAATGGATCTTCACCAGTGTCTCTGctgtcagagaaggaagaatCAAGACGTGTGTCTCCCTGCATGCTGCTCTCCTCTCTATTTTCAGTCAGGAGCTGAACAAGGAAATTAAGACACTAAGTCTTCGGCTAGAAAGCTGCCATCTCtgcactgtgctgctgccagtTGCTGTGACTGCAGCTAAAGACGCCTTCAGCCTTGCAAGGCCAGTGTTACTGGCCCAGGCTGTTGGAAAGCAGTGATCTGGGAACATCTGAAACATGAGATCCACACCTCTCATGACAGAGTTCCCAGCTTCTTTATACGCTCATAACCCCTTCTTCTGTTTTAGTGCATCCTTCGCAGGATCCCTAACCTCCTCCTGCTCAAccatgttttcctttccaaagctgCAGAGGAGTCTTTGAAGCTCAGGTGGGCCAATACCAAGAGTGCAGTGTCCCTACCCCTGCTTCACTGACACACAGCTGATTCCCCATAGGCTTGTTCTGAGACAGCCATCCCTTACACTCCCCCCATCTCCCTGTCTCCTTCCTAGCTCTCTCTGCATTTTGAAGCACTGAGTTCCCTTCAGCCAACAACAGGTGTTACTTACCTCTTCCTCTTCCTGATATACAGAacctgaaggagaaagaaaaccatcATTACAACAGTCCCAGTAGGATGGGGAACAGCTGAGAAAAGAAATTTTGGGCACAGGGCACAAAGGAGGTGTAGCAAGTCTGGTGTCACTGTGCACCAAAGCAGTGAGAAGGGAGAAgtgacag is a window of Strix uralensis isolate ZFMK-TIS-50842 chromosome 10, bStrUra1, whole genome shotgun sequence DNA encoding:
- the C10H3orf18 gene encoding uncharacterized protein C3orf18 homolog isoform X3; translated protein: MSTMLLSFGIITVIGLAVAMVLYIRKRKRLEKLRHQLMPMYNFDPTEEQDELEQELLEHGRDAASSQASQSKTLPMPSMHEQYLPLLWDRAETGEDEANKPVTSRKHGRSTEPSWSPCWFVLQMGTSTGNFHHFGKQTLCDGSGDFFVSLLPLKGPELQFLGWC
- the C10H3orf18 gene encoding uncharacterized protein C3orf18 homolog isoform X4, with translation MSYSSPSVHDLYHSTTATARPDPRTTLDVTVPETATISPETTSFNSTKIPDVASTGPSMSTMLLSFGIITVIGLAVAMVLYIRKRKRLEKLRHQLMPMYNFDPTEEQDELEQELLEHGRDAASSQASQSKILLTSQGALQRPSRLVFTDVANAINA
- the C10H3orf18 gene encoding uncharacterized protein C3orf18 homolog isoform X2; amino-acid sequence: MSTMLLSFGIITVIGLAVAMAQGGVFPKAPKRTWKHYPGNGHKFPRATSSVCSSQNKALEAKSLTFFSAQPLLLADTRFCISGRGRGWRSYGTSSCPCTTLIPPRNRMNWSRSCWNMGEMQHLPRHHRASLSERQSQQGWLEQILLTSQGALQRPSRLVFTDVANAINA